One window of the Elusimicrobiota bacterium genome contains the following:
- a CDS encoding thioredoxin family protein produces the protein MVRTKVVWYIFTLTIILMITGCDKDKSDIKATNETPVVENSTPEMKKVVTAPAAQTVPVQEKKAVQGRILATFIELGSINCVPCKMMAPIVKELEEEYKGKVNVIFYDVWTDEGKPYAMKYGIQAIPTQVFLDKDGNEYFRHTGFFPKEEILKTLAMKGIK, from the coding sequence ATGGTAAGAACAAAAGTTGTGTGGTATATCTTTACACTAACGATAATATTAATGATAACCGGTTGTGATAAGGATAAGTCGGATATTAAAGCAACAAATGAAACACCTGTTGTGGAAAATTCAACGCCGGAAATGAAAAAAGTAGTTACCGCCCCGGCTGCACAAACTGTTCCAGTACAAGAAAAAAAGGCGGTGCAAGGAAGAATTCTCGCTACGTTTATAGAACTTGGTTCGATTAACTGTGTCCCTTGTAAGATGATGGCGCCGATAGTGAAAGAACTTGAAGAAGAGTACAAGGGTAAGGTTAACGTTATCTTTTATGACGTATGGACGGATGAGGGTAAACCTTATGCGATGAAATACGGGATTCAAGCTATACCTACACAAGTATTCCTGGATAAAGACGGGAACGAGTATTTCCGTCATACCGGTTTTTTCCCAAAAGAGGAAATCCTGAAGACTCTTGCGATGAAGGGCATAAAATAA
- a CDS encoding 4Fe-4S binding protein, translated as MVDKVPREKIEWFPSINYAKCTGCKKCYNYCSHKVYSWDEKKKRPVVAKPYECIVGCSNCTINVCKSGALRHPTLKQLKEMMETAKKPCCEGKGGCKW; from the coding sequence ATGGTTGACAAAGTTCCGCGTGAAAAAATTGAGTGGTTTCCTTCAATAAACTATGCTAAGTGTACCGGTTGTAAGAAATGTTACAACTATTGCAGCCATAAGGTGTATAGCTGGGATGAAAAAAAGAAAAGGCCGGTAGTGGCAAAACCGTATGAATGTATTGTAGGGTGCTCGAACTGCACAATAAATGTTTGCAAGTCCGGCGCGTTAAGACATCCAACACTGAAACAGTTGAAAGAGATGATGGAAACTGCAAAGAAACCGTGTTGTGAAGGGAAAGGTGGTTGTAAATGGTAA
- a CDS encoding thioredoxin family protein — protein MKIEVFGPGCQKCNKLGSMVDDVIKELNLAAEVVKVSDINTMVNRGVMFTPALFIDGVKKCEGKVPSYAEIKKMLGGE, from the coding sequence ATGAAAATTGAAGTTTTTGGCCCCGGGTGTCAAAAGTGTAACAAACTTGGCAGTATGGTAGATGACGTGATAAAAGAACTGAACCTCGCTGCGGAAGTTGTGAAAGTATCTGATATAAACACAATGGTCAACCGCGGGGTGATGTTTACCCCGGCATTGTTTATCGACGGAGTAAAAAAATGTGAAGGTAAAGTTCCGAGTTATGCGGAGATAAAGAAAATGTTGGGAGGGGAGTAA